The proteins below come from a single Vitis riparia cultivar Riparia Gloire de Montpellier isolate 1030 unplaced genomic scaffold, EGFV_Vit.rip_1.0 scaffold796_pilon_pilon, whole genome shotgun sequence genomic window:
- the LOC117910643 gene encoding uncharacterized protein LOC117910643, giving the protein MALLGSQEQEPISMNRSRFNDTWMSTNGPPQITFPSTKKRKSLHIDESDGNESLSAIPGKKPSLQTHSNDSGVQSGAQTSELRPGIQKTTANLSWSQKSSWRELVGDEGNSPFIISDMLPGVASRKQEQAKSDGLNDHDIIDRKSKT; this is encoded by the exons ATGGCTTTGCTAGGGAGCCAGGAACAGGAACCAATATCAATGAATCGG TCAAGATTCAATGATACCTGGATGTCGACAAATGGGCCACCCCAGATTACTTTTCCTTCTACCAAGAAGAGGAAATCACTTCATATTGATGAGAGTGATGGAAATGAATCTTTGTCTGCCATCCCTGGAAAGAAGCCAAGCTTGCAAACCCATTCAAATGATTCAGGAGTACAATCGGGTGCTCAAACTAGTGAACTGAGACCAGGCATCCAGAAAACAACTGCCAATCTTTCATGGTCTCAGAAATCTTCATGGAGAGAACTTGTAGGTGATGAGGGCAACAGTCCATTCATCATCTCAGATATGCTGCCAGGTGTTGCTTCAAGAAAACAAGAGCAGGCAAAGTCTGATGGTCTAAATGACCATGATATtattgacagaaaaagcaaaACCTAG